The proteins below are encoded in one region of Juglans microcarpa x Juglans regia isolate MS1-56 chromosome 4D, Jm3101_v1.0, whole genome shotgun sequence:
- the LOC121259180 gene encoding protein WUSCHEL, with protein sequence MEPQQQRNQQRPQNEDGGSGKGGFLCRPSSTRWTPTTDQIKILKDLYYNNGVRSPSADQIQRISARLRQYGKIEGKNVFYWFQNHKARERQKKRFNNDVPLQRGVGNGGWKREESHTKYSTMASITPGFPASSSSSGTISVGQMGNYGYGSVKMEKSFMDCSISTRGSGGVGGSIGHNFGWVGIDPYFSSYTLFDPRRSMEENSGGEEEEEEEEEEETASELETLPLFPMHGDDINGFCNVSTTTSSSNGFYSTTLYRSGRGDSGKSGSCTSLELSLNSYSRRS encoded by the exons ATGGAACCTCAACAACAACGAAACCAACAACGACCACAAAACGAGGATGGCGGCAGTGGGAAAGGGGGATTTCTATGCAGGCCAAGCAGTACACGCTGGACTCCTACAACTGACCAGATAAAAATTCTGAAGGACCTTTACTACAACAATGGAGTCAGGTCCCCAAGTGCTGACCAGATTCAGAGGATTTCTGCTAGGCTGAGACAGTACGGAAAGATTGAAGGCAAGAATGTCTTTTATTGGTTTCAGAACCACAAAGCTCGTGAAAGGCAGAAGAAAAGGTTCAATAATGATGTTCCCCTGCAAAGAGGGGTTGGTAATGGAGGTTGGAAACGTGAAGAATCCCACACCAAGTACTCCACCATGGCTAGCATAACCCCTG GGTTTCctgcttcatcttcttcatctggGACGATTTCTGTGGGGCAGATGGGGAACTATGGATATGGATCTGTGAAAATGGAGAAGAGCTTTATG gACTGCTCTATATCGACTCGAGGTAGCGGTGGTGTTGGTGGATCTATCGGCCACAACTTTGGATGGGTAGGAATTGATCCCTACTTTTCATCCTACACTCTCTTTGATCCGAGAAGATCAATGGAAGAAAATTcaggaggagaagaggaagaagaagaagaagaagaagaagaaactgcTTCAGAGTTAGAAACCCTCCCACTGTTCCCCATGCACGGTGATGACATCAATGGCTTCTGCAACGTTAGTACTACTACTTCTTCATCCAACGGGTTCTACAGTACCACCTTATATCGGTCTGGCCGCGGCGACAGTGGCAAGAGCGGTTCTTGCACTTCCCTCGAGCTCAGCCTCAACTCCTACTCTCGCAGATCATGA
- the LOC121260112 gene encoding uncharacterized protein LOC121260112: MAARRRVRSLEDLNENNNDGGCTFTFEQFNRTHPPIFDGRGDTNAAEDWIQDIEEIFSVLKCPEEAKRWWNSEKVIREAEGTGVIVWAQFKQNFFDQFFPKADREARAREFTNLVQETMTVRQYAARFAELSRFAAYLIPDEERKTKKFEEGLNYRIYELVMVLQIQNFSELVHKSMLVEQNLKRGAELQEQRKRAAPQGFSSLDQGPWKMRN; encoded by the coding sequence ATGGCAGCTCGTCGTCGAGTTCGAAGCCTTGAAGATTTGAACGAAAATAACAATGATGGGGGTTGCACGTTTACGTTTGAACAATTTAATCGAACGCATCCTCCCATCTTTGATGGAAGAGGCGATACGAACGCAGCGGAGGATTGGATAcaagacattgaagaaatattcagTGTTTTGAAGTGTCCTGAAGAAGCAAAGAGATGGTGGAATTCTGAAAAAGTCATCAGGGAAGCTGAGGGGACTGGAGTGATTGTTTGGGCTCAATTCAAGCAGAATTTCTTTGACCAATTTTTCCCTAAAGCGGATAGGGAAGCTAGAGCTCGAGAGTTCACCAACTTGGTGCAAGAGACCATGACTGTGCGCCAGTATGCTGCAAGGTTTGCAGAATTATCACGCTTCGCCGCATACTTGATTCCTGATGAGGAAAGAAAGACCAAGAAGTTTGAGGAAGGTTTGAACTACAGGATTTATGAACTAGTGATGGTCCTACaaattcagaatttttcagaatTAGTGCACAAGTCAATGCTAGTTGAGCAGAACCTCAAGAGGGGTGCTGAATTGcaagaacagaggaagagagctGCTCCACAAGGATTCTCTAGTTTAGATCAAGGGCCATGGAAGATGAGAAATTAG
- the LOC121260113 gene encoding uncharacterized protein LOC121260113, with amino-acid sequence MQGNHTNNLCKFCNRIHAGECRKEVGSCFKCSKDGHFIRECPLLAENNGRPNPPKNFRPNNQGNNQRRTVLAWVFALTPGEAEDKNDVITGIILLFLNKASVLFDSGATHSFISMDYVKFCPVDADEMNYNLRVSTPAGDIVTCNKIILKCLITFSERVIPSNLTIFPMIGFDVILGMDWLASSYASIDCFKKEVVFKFPEGEEFRFMGSRVRTLPSVISAFQVDKLIRDGCQGFLAFMANEPREELELEEIPIVREYPEVFPEYFSRLPPEREVDFAIELTPGTTPLSKAPYRMAPSELAKLKKQLQDLLDKGFIRPSVSPWGAPV; translated from the exons ATGCAGGGAAATCATACCAATAATCTCTGTAAATTCTGTAACCGCATACACGCTGGGGAGTGCAGAAAGGAAGTGGGATCATGTTTCAAATGCAGTAAGGATGGACACTTCATTAGAGAATGTCCATTGCTTGCGGAGAACAACGGAAGGCCCAATCCACCTAAAAACTTTAGGCCGAATAACCAAGGCAACAATCAGCGGAGGACTGTGCTGGCATGGGTGTTTGCTTTGACACCGGGAGAAGCTGAGGACAAGAATGATGTCATCACAG GAATTATCCTCCTGTTTCTCAATAAGGCTTCTGTTTTATTTGACTCGGGGGCTACCCACTCTTTTATTTCAATGGATTATGTTAAGTTCTGCCCGGTTGATGCTGATGAGATGAATTACAATTTGAGGGTCTCAACCCCAGCAGGTGATATAGTGACTTGCAACAAGATTATACTTAAGTGCCTAATAACTTTTAGCGAGAGGGTAATACCATCTAACCTGACAATCTTTCCTatgattgggtttgatgtgattttgggaatggattggttagctTCCAGTTATGCCAGTATTGACTGCTTTAAAAAAGAAGTGGTGTTCAAATTTCCAGAGGGAGAGGAATTTAGATTTATGGGTTCCAGAGTGCGTACCCTCCCATCAGTTATTTCTGCTTTTCAGGTTGACAAGTTAATACGTGATGGGTGTCAGGGGTTCTTAGCTTTCATGGCGAATGAACCAAGGGAAGAATTGGAGTTAGAAGAGATTCCTATTGTGAGAGAATATCCGGAGGTTTTTCCTGAATATTTTTCTAGATTGCCACCTGAGCGGGAGGTAGACTTTGCTATTGAGTTAACCCCAGGCACGACACCTCTTTCTAAAGCCCCTTATCGAATGGCACCATCAGAGTTAGCCAAGCTCAAAAAACAGTTGCAAGACTTATTAGACAAAGGTTTCATCAGGCCCAGTgtgtcaccttggggagctccagtttag